The following proteins come from a genomic window of Aquimarina sp. MAR_2010_214:
- a CDS encoding MarR family winged helix-turn-helix transcriptional regulator, producing MNIEKIIKTDIELPLPKKVVINLLYTENWIMDKINIELKTYDISLQQFNVLRILKGQKEKPANLSTIQERMVTKMSNTTRLVDKLISKGYVKRITCKSNRRKVEITITQQGKVFLDEINPIMDEFENRITSNFSTKELAQLNELLNKFRNYNS from the coding sequence TTGAATATAGAAAAGATCATAAAAACAGATATTGAACTTCCGTTACCCAAAAAAGTTGTAATAAATTTATTATATACTGAAAATTGGATAATGGATAAAATCAATATCGAATTAAAAACTTATGATATTTCTCTTCAACAGTTTAATGTGTTGCGGATTTTAAAAGGTCAAAAAGAAAAACCTGCCAATCTCTCTACTATACAAGAAAGAATGGTTACCAAAATGAGTAATACTACAAGATTAGTGGATAAACTTATTAGTAAAGGTTATGTAAAACGAATAACTTGTAAATCTAATCGAAGAAAAGTAGAAATTACGATTACACAACAAGGAAAAGTTTTTCTTGATGAAATAAATCCCATAATGGATGAATTTGAAAATAGAATTACTTCAAATTTTTCTACAAAGGAGCTCGCTCAATTAAATGAATTATTAAATAAGTTCAGAAATTATAACTCATAA
- a CDS encoding thioredoxin family protein: protein MKTLKILVGVAFVIAISAFALDKVSGAKIEGGYSIGDVATDFKLKNVDNTLISLADYKDAKGFIVVFTCNHCPYSVAYEDRIIALDATFKAKGYPVVAINPNDSKSYPDDSFDNMKIRAKEKGFTFPYLFDDGQKIYPQYGATKTPHVYILEKTPKGNIVRYIGTIDNNYKDASAADQKYVEDAVNALLEGKKVPVEITKAIGCSIKV, encoded by the coding sequence ATGAAAACTTTAAAAATCCTGGTTGGAGTAGCTTTTGTAATAGCAATAAGTGCATTTGCTTTGGATAAAGTATCTGGTGCCAAAATTGAAGGAGGATATTCGATAGGGGATGTCGCTACAGACTTTAAACTTAAAAACGTAGATAATACATTGATATCATTGGCAGATTATAAGGATGCCAAAGGATTTATTGTCGTTTTCACATGTAATCATTGCCCATACTCTGTGGCTTATGAAGATAGAATAATAGCATTAGATGCTACTTTTAAAGCAAAAGGATACCCTGTTGTGGCTATAAACCCTAATGATTCAAAATCTTATCCAGATGATAGTTTTGATAATATGAAGATAAGAGCAAAAGAGAAAGGGTTTACTTTTCCATATTTATTTGATGATGGACAAAAAATATACCCTCAATACGGAGCAACAAAAACTCCTCATGTGTATATCTTAGAGAAAACACCGAAAGGTAATATCGTTCGATATATAGGGACTATTGATAATAACTATAAGGATGCATCAGCTGCTGATCAGAAATATGTTGAAGATGCTGTGAATGCTCTATTAGAAGGAAAAAAAGTTCCTGTAGAAATCACAAAAGCTATCGGTTGTAGTATTAAGGTATAG
- a CDS encoding GH92 family glycosyl hydrolase produces the protein MKYLSILITILLCFSSCKKDSTDSVNQVPVSKTIKKTDFTKYVNPFIGTSKMGHTYPGATAPFGMVQVSPQTNFEVMFNKDGSYNKETYEYCAGYQHRDSTIIGFSHTNLSGTGHSDLGDFLVMPTTGNLVLDPIKTADGAKGFYSTFSHDNEYASPGYYKVKLKDYDITAELTATERVGVHQYTFPETKDAHIILDLVYNVYHHDDKNVWTFLRVENDSLVTGYRQTKGWARTKKVFFAMQFSKPFSSYGHKKYDTVKYDGFYRRFEQQENFPEMAGKDIRAYFNFDTKANEKINVKFALSSVSTNGALKNLKSELPDWDFEKAKQKTENKWNDELSKIEIKTISEEDKTTFYTALYHTMLSPIIYEDVDGSYLGLDQNIHTSENFTNYSVFSLWDTYRALHPLFNITQPSRNNDMIKSMLAHQEQSVHHMLPIWSHYANENWCMIGYHATSVIADAIAKNVGDFDKNKALAASVSTANVSYFDGLGDYIKYQYIPDDKSHSSVSKTLELAYNDWCIAQIANSTGDKKTTDQFLNRSEYYNNVYDPKIGYMRPKLSNGEFRKEFDPLDTHGQGFIEGNAWNYGLYVPHQLEKMVKMMGGNERFSQHLDSLFTMKLEDKFIEKHEDITRDGIIGNYVHGNEPGHHIPYLYNWTGKPYKTQERVRMIMNTMYGPTVDGLCGNDDAGQMSAWYIFSSLGFYPVTPGSAEYAIGSPLVKEAILHLENGKDLKIIAKNQSKDNIYVHQVSVNGKVINDVTLSHNDIINGGEIIFEMQNTPKKIK, from the coding sequence ATGAAATATCTATCAATTCTAATAACGATACTACTTTGTTTTTCTTCTTGTAAGAAAGATTCTACGGATTCTGTAAATCAGGTTCCTGTATCAAAAACTATCAAAAAAACAGATTTCACAAAATATGTCAATCCATTTATTGGCACCAGCAAAATGGGACATACTTATCCAGGAGCAACAGCACCTTTCGGAATGGTACAAGTAAGTCCACAAACAAATTTTGAAGTAATGTTTAATAAGGATGGTAGTTACAACAAAGAAACCTATGAATATTGTGCTGGCTATCAACACAGAGATTCTACAATAATAGGTTTTTCTCATACAAACCTAAGTGGTACCGGACACTCTGATCTAGGAGATTTTTTAGTGATGCCCACAACAGGGAATTTAGTACTCGATCCTATAAAAACCGCTGATGGCGCCAAAGGATTTTATTCTACATTTTCTCATGATAACGAATATGCATCACCTGGATACTATAAAGTAAAACTAAAGGATTATGACATTACCGCAGAGCTTACTGCTACAGAACGTGTAGGGGTTCATCAATATACTTTCCCAGAAACGAAAGATGCGCATATCATTTTGGATCTAGTCTACAATGTTTACCATCATGATGACAAAAATGTATGGACATTCTTACGAGTAGAAAATGATTCCTTAGTAACCGGGTATCGCCAAACTAAAGGATGGGCAAGAACCAAAAAAGTGTTTTTTGCTATGCAATTCTCTAAACCTTTTAGTAGTTATGGACATAAAAAGTACGATACTGTAAAGTATGATGGATTCTATCGTCGTTTTGAGCAACAGGAAAATTTTCCTGAAATGGCAGGAAAAGACATTAGAGCATATTTTAATTTTGACACAAAAGCTAATGAAAAAATCAATGTCAAATTTGCATTATCTTCTGTAAGTACCAACGGAGCATTAAAAAACTTGAAATCCGAATTACCAGATTGGGATTTTGAAAAAGCCAAACAGAAAACTGAGAACAAATGGAATGATGAATTATCGAAAATAGAAATAAAAACAATTTCAGAAGAAGATAAAACTACATTCTATACGGCACTATATCATACCATGCTTAGTCCAATTATTTATGAAGATGTAGACGGTAGTTACCTTGGATTGGACCAAAATATTCATACTTCTGAAAACTTTACAAACTACTCGGTTTTCTCTCTTTGGGATACGTATAGAGCTTTACACCCCCTATTTAATATTACACAACCTAGTCGTAATAATGACATGATCAAATCGATGTTGGCTCATCAAGAACAAAGCGTACATCATATGTTACCGATATGGAGTCATTATGCTAATGAAAACTGGTGTATGATAGGCTACCATGCAACTTCGGTAATTGCAGATGCCATTGCCAAAAACGTTGGTGATTTTGACAAAAACAAAGCTCTTGCTGCATCTGTAAGTACTGCCAATGTTTCTTATTTTGATGGTTTAGGGGATTATATCAAATATCAATACATACCCGACGATAAAAGCCACTCTTCAGTTTCTAAAACACTAGAATTAGCCTATAATGATTGGTGTATTGCCCAGATTGCAAATAGTACCGGAGATAAAAAAACTACAGATCAGTTTCTAAATAGATCAGAGTATTATAATAATGTATATGATCCCAAAATTGGATATATGCGTCCTAAATTATCTAATGGTGAATTTAGGAAAGAATTTGACCCTTTAGATACACATGGACAAGGGTTTATTGAAGGAAATGCATGGAATTATGGTTTATATGTACCTCATCAACTAGAAAAAATGGTAAAAATGATGGGAGGAAACGAACGATTTAGTCAACACCTCGATTCTTTGTTTACCATGAAATTAGAAGACAAATTTATAGAAAAACATGAAGACATAACTCGAGACGGAATTATTGGTAATTACGTACATGGTAATGAGCCTGGACATCATATCCCCTATTTATATAACTGGACAGGCAAGCCATATAAAACCCAAGAACGTGTTCGCATGATCATGAATACTATGTATGGTCCTACAGTAGATGGATTGTGCGGAAATGATGATGCGGGGCAAATGAGCGCATGGTATATATTTAGTAGCTTAGGTTTTTATCCCGTTACACCAGGATCAGCTGAATATGCAATAGGAAGCCCTCTGGTTAAGGAAGCAATACTACATCTGGAAAACGGAAAAGACCTTAAGATTATAGCAAAAAATCAAAGTAAAGACAATATTTATGTACATCAAGTATCGGTAAATGGTAAGGTTATAAATGATGTTACCCTTTCTCACAATGATATCATAAACGGTGGAGAAATTATTTTTGAAATGCAAAACACTCCGAAAAAGATAAAATAA
- a CDS encoding rhodanese-like domain-containing protein, translated as MAEDITQEEWQEQIANDNNAVILDVRTEEEVEDGYIPNMLNVDIRQGQGFLDEIGKLDKAKNYYVYCRSGARSAQACMLMNQMGFETTYNLVGGFMNWEGEIIED; from the coding sequence ATGGCAGAAGATATCACTCAAGAAGAATGGCAAGAACAAATTGCTAATGACAATAATGCAGTAATTTTAGATGTAAGAACAGAAGAAGAAGTAGAGGATGGGTATATACCTAATATGCTCAATGTAGACATTCGTCAAGGGCAAGGTTTTCTTGATGAAATAGGAAAGCTGGATAAGGCTAAAAATTACTATGTATATTGCCGTTCTGGAGCGCGTAGTGCTCAGGCATGTATGTTGATGAATCAAATGGGGTTCGAAACTACATATAATTTGGTTGGCGGCTTTATGAATTGGGAAGGTGAAATCATAGAAGATTAA
- a CDS encoding anthranilate synthase component I family protein has protein sequence MTFKLTTHFKQILADTFTPVSVYLKIRDRFPNSLLLENNDYRGSENSFSYICCNPIANIKVENEIIYQSFPDKSIEEIPITESTNIAEIIEQFGKKFVTSKSKFKFINNGLFGYISYDAVRYFEDISITKKEEGLHIPDIQYTVYQNIIAISNFTNEAYIFAHCYESESNISEIESLLKVKNFASYNFTTVGDTTSNLNDEQYKEHVTLAKKHCHRGDVFQLVLSKRFSQKFKGDEFNVYRALRSVNPSPYLFYFDYGDFKIFGSSPEAQLVVKDDIAEIHPIAGTFKRTGNDEQDAELAKKLAVDEKENAEHVMLVDLARNDLSRNGNNVTVETYREVQFYSHVIHLVSKVTSKKHKDTTTMQVVGDTFPAGTLSGAPKHMAMQLIEKYENVNRDFYGGAIGFMDFSGNFNHAIMIRTFLSKNHKLHWQAGAGLVNESNEENELQEVYNKLGALTKALKIAEEI, from the coding sequence ATGACTTTTAAATTAACCACACATTTCAAACAAATCCTGGCAGATACATTTACTCCGGTAAGTGTTTATCTAAAAATCAGAGATCGTTTCCCTAATAGTCTATTATTAGAAAACAACGATTATAGAGGTAGTGAAAATAGTTTTTCTTACATCTGCTGTAATCCAATAGCCAATATCAAAGTAGAAAACGAAATTATTTATCAGTCCTTTCCCGATAAGAGTATCGAAGAAATACCTATAACAGAAAGCACTAACATCGCCGAGATTATTGAGCAATTTGGTAAAAAATTTGTAACCTCAAAAAGTAAATTCAAATTCATAAACAATGGCCTTTTTGGTTATATCTCCTATGATGCTGTTCGATATTTTGAAGATATCTCTATTACTAAAAAAGAAGAAGGTTTACATATACCCGACATACAATACACAGTATATCAAAATATAATTGCTATTAGTAATTTCACTAATGAAGCCTATATTTTTGCACACTGTTATGAATCAGAAAGCAATATTTCCGAAATAGAATCTTTGCTTAAAGTTAAAAATTTTGCATCCTATAATTTTACTACTGTTGGTGATACTACTTCTAACCTCAATGATGAACAATATAAAGAACACGTAACCCTAGCCAAAAAACATTGTCATCGCGGAGATGTATTTCAACTAGTATTATCCAAACGTTTTTCTCAAAAATTTAAAGGAGATGAATTTAATGTCTATCGTGCATTACGTAGTGTTAACCCCTCTCCCTACCTGTTTTACTTTGATTATGGTGATTTCAAAATATTTGGTAGTTCTCCCGAAGCACAACTAGTGGTAAAAGATGATATTGCCGAGATTCACCCGATTGCAGGAACTTTTAAACGTACCGGGAATGACGAGCAAGATGCAGAATTAGCAAAAAAACTGGCGGTTGATGAAAAAGAAAATGCAGAGCACGTGATGTTGGTGGATCTGGCTCGTAATGACCTAAGTAGAAATGGAAATAATGTAACTGTAGAAACCTATAGAGAAGTTCAGTTTTATTCTCATGTGATCCATCTGGTTAGTAAAGTAACTAGTAAAAAACATAAAGACACTACCACTATGCAAGTAGTAGGAGACACTTTCCCGGCAGGTACATTAAGTGGTGCACCAAAACATATGGCTATGCAGCTTATCGAAAAATACGAAAACGTAAATCGCGATTTCTATGGGGGAGCTATTGGTTTTATGGATTTTTCGGGAAACTTTAATCATGCGATCATGATTCGAACGTTTCTAAGTAAAAATCACAAATTACACTGGCAAGCAGGAGCCGGATTGGTTAATGAATCAAATGAAGAAAACGAATTACAAGAGGTATATAATAAACTAGGAGCACTAACAAAAGCATTAAAAATAGCAGAAGAAATATAA
- a CDS encoding TlpA disulfide reductase family protein, with translation MSRLILYTVFIVLFTNCKGEQQTVALDATDVFESKGIEIPVYDFKSFKPLLNINDGKIRVINFWATWCKPCVAELPYFELINSRYPKNKVEVILVSLDLPTQVESKLIPFVRKQKIGSKVILLDDPDANTWIPKVNSNWSGSIPATIIYKDGDSNFYERSFTYNELEKELKKML, from the coding sequence ATGTCAAGATTAATTTTATATACCGTATTTATTGTACTTTTTACAAATTGTAAAGGAGAGCAGCAGACTGTGGCTCTTGATGCAACTGATGTTTTCGAGAGTAAAGGTATAGAAATACCTGTATATGATTTTAAGAGTTTTAAACCATTATTAAATATTAATGATGGAAAAATAAGAGTCATTAATTTTTGGGCTACATGGTGTAAACCATGTGTGGCCGAGCTGCCTTATTTTGAGTTGATCAATAGTCGATATCCTAAGAATAAAGTAGAGGTGATTTTGGTAAGTTTGGATTTACCCACTCAAGTAGAATCTAAATTAATTCCTTTTGTTAGAAAACAGAAGATAGGAAGCAAAGTAATATTACTAGATGATCCTGATGCAAATACTTGGATTCCTAAAGTTAATAGTAACTGGTCGGGTTCTATCCCTGCAACGATAATATATAAAGATGGAGACAGTAATTTTTATGAAAGATCTTTTACTTATAATGAATTAGAAAAAGAGCTTAAAAAAATGCTGTAA
- a CDS encoding aminodeoxychorismate/anthranilate synthase component II, with product MNTKILVIDNYDSFVYNLVHYLEDLGCEVIVKRNDQLRLEDVEAFQKVLLSPGPGIPDEAGLLKEIIRKYADTKSIFGVCLGQQAIGEVFGGNIINLNDVYHGVATNVTVSVTDESLFEGLDTNFNVGRYHSWVVADKDLPDCLQVTSYDENGQIMSLRHKELDVRGVQFHPESVLTPDGKKILENWIKN from the coding sequence ATGAATACAAAAATATTAGTAATAGACAATTACGATTCATTCGTATACAACTTGGTTCATTATCTAGAAGATCTTGGTTGTGAGGTTATCGTAAAACGTAATGACCAATTACGATTAGAAGATGTAGAAGCATTTCAAAAAGTCTTATTATCTCCAGGTCCGGGAATCCCAGATGAAGCCGGTTTATTAAAAGAGATCATCCGTAAATATGCAGATACCAAAAGTATTTTCGGAGTTTGCCTAGGACAACAGGCCATCGGAGAAGTTTTTGGTGGTAATATAATCAACCTCAACGATGTATATCACGGTGTAGCAACCAATGTAACAGTATCAGTTACCGATGAATCTCTTTTTGAAGGACTTGATACCAATTTTAATGTAGGGAGATATCACTCCTGGGTAGTAGCAGATAAAGATTTACCCGATTGCCTGCAAGTGACTTCATATGATGAAAACGGACAAATCATGTCCCTGCGTCATAAAGAATTAGACGTTCGCGGAGTACAATTTCATCCAGAATCTGTATTAACTCCCGACGGAAAAAAGATATTAGAAAACTGGATAAAAAACTAG
- a CDS encoding ROK family protein: MILGVDIGGNYITVAGIDTKTNKLSEANLVSITVDNKAEADEIIERWLFALQKVINTLVDDPLEGIGIAIPGPFDYYNGIFAFKMQQKYASLFCINIKEILKKKLQLSDDIPIRFYNDAACFGIGEVWKGKLKSIRRGLGITLGAGFGASFLFHGLPILSGDGIPKDGELYHIPYKDGIADDYFSTRWFVKRYKEITDTTINNVKELTEASLKNDVAVQQVFNEFSENLAEFLSPWLKSYNAEAIVIGGNIAKAWPFFANELEKKINTHDCLVKIHKSELQEKAILLGSARLVNDTFYKGLAF; encoded by the coding sequence ATGATATTAGGAGTAGATATTGGAGGGAATTATATTACTGTAGCTGGAATAGATACCAAAACAAACAAATTGTCGGAAGCTAATTTGGTTTCTATTACTGTTGACAATAAAGCTGAAGCTGATGAAATAATAGAAAGGTGGTTATTTGCTTTACAGAAAGTCATCAACACTCTTGTAGACGATCCTCTAGAAGGAATTGGAATTGCTATACCTGGACCTTTTGATTATTACAATGGAATTTTTGCCTTTAAAATGCAGCAAAAATATGCCTCTCTTTTTTGTATAAATATTAAAGAAATACTTAAGAAGAAATTACAACTGTCTGATGATATTCCTATACGATTTTACAATGATGCTGCTTGCTTTGGTATTGGGGAAGTATGGAAAGGAAAACTAAAATCAATTCGACGAGGATTAGGAATAACATTAGGTGCTGGTTTTGGTGCCTCCTTTCTGTTTCATGGGCTTCCAATCCTTTCTGGAGATGGCATTCCTAAAGACGGAGAGTTATACCACATCCCTTATAAAGATGGAATTGCAGATGATTATTTTTCTACTCGGTGGTTTGTCAAAAGATATAAAGAGATTACCGATACAACAATTAATAACGTTAAAGAGCTTACAGAAGCTTCTTTAAAAAATGATGTAGCCGTACAACAAGTTTTTAATGAATTTTCAGAAAACCTAGCTGAATTTTTAAGTCCCTGGTTAAAATCTTACAATGCAGAAGCTATAGTTATTGGAGGTAATATTGCTAAAGCATGGCCCTTTTTTGCTAATGAGCTAGAGAAAAAAATAAATACTCACGATTGTCTTGTTAAGATACACAAAAGCGAACTTCAAGAAAAAGCAATATTATTAGGTAGTGCAAGACTAGTTAATGACACTTTCTATAAAGGGCTTGCATTTTAA
- the trpD gene encoding anthranilate phosphoribosyltransferase — protein sequence MKKLLNRLINHETISKEEAKGVLVNISKGEYNQSQIASFLTVYMMRSITIEELEGFRDALLELCIAIDLSEYNPVDLCGTGGDGKDTFNISTLSSFVSAGAGIKVTKHGNYGVSSTCGSSNVMEHLGIKFSNDKDFLKRSIDEAGICVLHAPLFHPAMKNVAPIRRELGVKTFFNMLGPMVNPAFPKNQIVGVFNLELARMYGYLYQNTDKKFTIIHALDGYDEISLTGNTKTISNTTEGMLSPLDFGVPLLKQEDIYGGDSIEASAAIFMNILSGKGTEAQNNVVCANAGMAIATVEGLEPKQGFEKAKESLLSGKGLIALKKVQELSKN from the coding sequence ATGAAAAAATTACTCAACCGATTAATCAATCACGAAACCATCTCTAAAGAAGAGGCCAAAGGTGTTTTGGTAAATATCTCTAAAGGAGAATACAATCAAAGTCAGATTGCATCATTTCTCACCGTATATATGATGCGTAGTATTACGATCGAAGAATTAGAAGGTTTTAGAGATGCATTACTAGAGCTTTGTATTGCTATAGATCTAAGCGAGTATAATCCCGTAGATCTTTGTGGTACTGGTGGTGATGGTAAAGATACCTTTAATATCTCAACACTTTCTTCTTTTGTCTCGGCAGGAGCCGGAATCAAAGTCACCAAACATGGGAACTACGGAGTTTCTTCAACATGTGGTAGTTCTAATGTAATGGAGCATTTGGGGATTAAATTCAGTAATGATAAAGACTTTTTGAAACGTAGTATCGATGAAGCTGGGATATGTGTATTGCATGCCCCGTTATTTCATCCTGCGATGAAAAATGTCGCTCCGATACGTAGAGAATTAGGGGTAAAAACCTTTTTCAATATGCTTGGACCTATGGTAAATCCGGCATTTCCTAAAAATCAAATCGTAGGAGTTTTTAACCTGGAACTAGCGAGAATGTATGGGTATCTGTATCAAAATACAGATAAAAAATTCACTATTATCCATGCACTGGATGGATACGATGAGATTTCACTAACCGGAAACACAAAAACAATTTCTAATACTACCGAAGGAATGCTTTCGCCATTAGATTTTGGAGTGCCACTATTGAAACAAGAAGATATTTACGGAGGAGATTCTATCGAAGCATCTGCTGCCATATTTATGAATATCTTGAGCGGTAAAGGAACCGAAGCACAAAACAACGTAGTCTGTGCCAATGCAGGAATGGCTATCGCAACAGTAGAAGGTCTCGAACCAAAACAAGGGTTCGAAAAAGCAAAAGAATCACTACTTTCTGGAAAAGGATTAATAGCACTAAAAAAAGTTCAGGAATTAAGTAAGAATTAA
- a CDS encoding YceI family protein encodes MKTRLKSLFLAIAVIATTSAFAQKKEIKTSESTINWTGKKVTGSHTGTLNLSEGFLVFDGDKITGGEFTVDMTTLAVTDLEAGKGKEKLEGHLTSDDFFGIANHKKAKLVVTKTKKTDKGHIIAGDLTIKGKTNPIKFLLAVNGHTASATLKVDRTKYDIKYGSGSFFDNLGDKTISDEFELAVTLKM; translated from the coding sequence ATGAAAACTAGACTTAAATCATTATTCTTAGCAATTGCAGTAATTGCAACAACATCTGCTTTTGCACAAAAAAAAGAGATCAAAACTTCAGAAAGTACAATTAACTGGACAGGTAAAAAAGTTACCGGATCTCATACAGGAACACTTAATCTATCTGAAGGCTTTTTAGTATTTGATGGTGACAAAATTACAGGAGGTGAGTTTACAGTAGATATGACTACACTTGCCGTTACTGATCTTGAAGCTGGAAAAGGGAAAGAAAAACTTGAAGGACATTTAACCTCTGATGATTTCTTCGGCATCGCAAATCATAAAAAAGCAAAATTAGTTGTTACAAAAACTAAAAAAACAGATAAAGGTCATATCATAGCCGGAGACCTTACCATCAAAGGAAAAACAAACCCTATTAAATTTCTTCTAGCTGTAAATGGTCATACCGCATCAGCAACACTTAAAGTTGACAGAACAAAGTATGATATCAAATATGGATCAGGAAGTTTCTTTGATAACTTGGGTGATAAAACGATCAGCGACGAATTCGAATTAGCGGTTACATTAAAAATGTAA
- a CDS encoding rhodanese-like domain-containing protein translates to MNIKSFLVIIFISSILFNCKRVEKDDVVELITVEEIDSLLEMSKVQLIDVRTPGEYAEGYIEGAVNIDFRNKNFKDLITKVDKTKPVIVYCARGARSKKCSAYMRKAGFTKIYDLDGGITQWKFKRRKLVK, encoded by the coding sequence ATGAATATCAAATCATTTTTAGTAATTATTTTTATTTCTTCAATATTGTTCAATTGTAAACGGGTTGAAAAAGATGATGTTGTAGAGTTAATTACAGTAGAAGAAATAGATTCACTATTAGAAATGAGTAAAGTACAACTTATTGATGTTAGAACACCCGGTGAGTATGCAGAAGGATATATTGAAGGAGCTGTGAATATTGATTTTAGAAATAAAAATTTTAAAGATCTTATTACTAAAGTTGACAAAACAAAACCTGTAATTGTATACTGTGCTCGTGGAGCAAGAAGTAAGAAATGTTCTGCATATATGAGAAAAGCAGGTTTCACTAAAATTTATGATCTTGATGGTGGGATTACGCAATGGAAATTTAAAAGAAGAAAATTAGTTAAATAA